The Coprobacillus cateniformis DNA window AAGTGTATTTCCTGTCCCGCCAATACATCCATAATTTTCAAAAAGTGCAAACCATGTATAAGGATATGGTGATCCAGCAGTTGTTCCAGCTTGTGCAGCATAAGAAATATTAGCAATATTCATTGATGCATAGAGTGTTAGATAAATAGGAGAAACTGTAAATGTTCCATGAATTCCTACAGACCATAAAATCATAGCCATCAAGATTAAGATAAGTGGTGTAAATGGAGTAGCTCCTAAAGATTGAATTGGTGCTTGTAAAGCAGCATAAACCAATGCATTTAACCCAGCAGGTTCAATTAATGAAATACAATAAGAAACAATTGAAGTCAATATAATAAGAATAGCCGAAGGAATTGCAACCATAAATGATTTTGCCACTTCAGGTGGAACTTGTTCAGGCATCTTAATTTGAAGTTTGTCAACCTTTGTTAACTTACTAAAACCATAACCAACTAGTAATCCAGCAATAATGGCTACAAAGATACCATTTGCTCCTAAATAAGAATCAGTTAACATGCCTTCTACTTTAGGTGGATATAACACAAAGAATGATGCCAAAGCTGTAAGCCCAGCTTTTAAGCCATCAACTTTATATTGATTGGCCATATTTCTAGCAATTAAGAAAACGATAAAGACAGCCATTAAATTAATTGTTCCATTCCCTACTGGTGCAAGAACAGCTTGGAAATCATCTAAGTTAGGAATCAATTTCACAAGAAACTGACCAATAAAACCTGTAGAACTTAATAATACAACATTAATACAGACAACGATTGACCCCACAAATGTAAGAGGGAAAATCTGTATAAATGCATCACGGATAGCAATTAGCCCTTTAATACTATTGAGTT harbors:
- a CDS encoding PTS sugar transporter subunit IIC; its protein translation is MQALNRFFEKYFMPFATKLNSIKGLIAIRDAFIQIFPLTFVGSIVVCINVVLLSSTGFIGQFLVKLIPNLDDFQAVLAPVGNGTINLMAVFIVFLIARNMANQYKVDGLKAGLTALASFFVLYPPKVEGMLTDSYLGANGIFVAIIAGLLVGYGFSKLTKVDKLQIKMPEQVPPEVAKSFMVAIPSAILIILTSIVSYCISLIEPAGLNALVYAALQAPIQSLGATPFTPLILILMAMILWSVGIHGTFTVSPIYLTLYASMNIANISYAAQAGTTAGSPYPYTWFALFENYGCIGGTGNTLALIVAILILSRKKGWKRDDYTKTAKIGFIPGLFCINEPIIFGLPIVLNPILVIPFILSPIVSMGLGALMISTGFVLPGTLDVGWTTPQPIKAFLSASGSWETAVSVCLVFVICVLIYLPFVAMANKQQTQQS